TTGTTTCGGCAGACTCGTCCTATCCGCTGAGAAAGTCAAGAAATGGATTCAGTTATCCTTTGAAGAAGCTTTCTATTTTCTCTACATCCTCAAATGCATCAAACTCACCCTTCAAGGCCGTTGCTTGGAGAACGAAGTCGACACGTGGATGTACATGAGATCTAAAAGACCAAACTTCCCGGTTTTCTTCAAAGCTTATTCACATCTACGATCCAAGAACTGGGTTTTGAGATCCGGGTTGCAGTACGGTGTGGATTTCGTGGCGTACCGTCACCATCCATCACTTGTCCATTCGGAATACTCTGTTTTGGTTCAGTCCGGTGACAGTGATCGGTTAAGAGTGTGGTCTGATGTCCACTGTGCTGTTCGGTTAAGCGGAAGTGTTGCTAAAACGTTGTTAACTCTTCATGTCAGTGGTAACTCTAACCAAGAGGATTTGAATCTACCTACGTGTTTGGAGAACTACAGAGTTGAAGAGCAAACGATAAGTAGATGGAGCCCAGAACTCAGTCGTGAAGATGAAACTACAAGTCCAACACCAAAAGTTACCAATGTGAGTAATTTGAAAACGCCATGACGAACCGGTCCCGGTTAGTTGAGTACCGGTTTTGATTTTTTCACATGAACCTGTGTTATTTAATCATCTATTTTAATAGAGTTTAAATCTAAACACAATCCATTGTTATTCAAATGTTGATTCTAAATTCTATTTTAAAATCTAGTGTTACTCAGTGAATGATTTAAATCCAGCTTTTAAAATCTAGTGTTATTCAACTTTCAGGGATTTTAAAATTCTTTATATTTTAAATTGATTTCAAATCATCTCTTATGGATTTTCACGAACAAATGAATGAATTCAAAATCTGAGGTCTACTGCAGAAATTTTAGAATTCATCAACTTAAAATTTTAAAATTTGATAGATTATAAAACATTAATAATTGATTTGAAATCAGTGATTGAAATCAGCAATTTTGTTTTCAGTATTAGTTGAGATACTGAGATTCATAACATTTGTTTTCTACAATCATAAATCTCATACCCTTCTAATTTTAAGCATCTCGTGTTATTTATATTTGACCAATGACATTCGGAATGGTTGGTTCATACATCTTTGCAGAACCAATATTTGACCTACAAACCCACTCGTTGTTCACTAATTCTAATGAGCGGTAAAAGTATAGAGACACTAATTGCAACTGATATAATTTACAACCAAAATATTGATTAAAATCTAACGACTACTCACCACCACATCTCTTGGGTATTACTTGCTCTTATTAGCTTCAGATATTTCAGAAGCGCTAGTCCTTTTAGTCTTGACCTTATCTGATTTTCGAAAAGTCTTATATATTTGAATGGGTCAATGTGAAAGATAATAGCCCCTACATAAACGGTTGGAAGATATTCATTATACACTTTGCTCATCTCTTTGTACTCATTTCCTGCAAAATACGAGAAACATGAAATTCTTCTTTTTCCTTTCTTTCATTGCTCTCATGTTCCTTGAAGCATTCGGGAATAGCCATGAAACTGATAAGCAAGCTTTACTCAAATTCAAGTCTCAAGTTTCCGAGGAGAAAAAAGTTATGCTGTCCTCATGGAACAACTCATTCCCTCTCTGCAGATGGACGGATGTTACATGTGGCCGCAAACACAAGAGAGTTACTGGTTTAGACCTCGGAGGATTCAAACTGGGTGGAGTGATATCGCCATTTATTGGTAATCTTTCGTTTCTCATATCACTTAATTTCTCGGATAATTCTTTTGGTGGAACCATCCCTCAAGAGCTGGGGAACTTGTTTCGAATCCAGCAGTTGCTTATGCCATTTAATTTACTCAGCGGAGGGATTCCAACCCATCTGTTCAACTGTTCTAAACTGTTAGAACTTGATTTATTTTCAAATCATCTTGGACAAGGTCTTCCTTCAGAACTAGGATCATTGAGGAAGCTATTTAATTTAGAACTTGGTAAAAACAACCTGAGAGGAAAACTCCCTGTATCTCTAGGAAATTTGACATCTCTCATAGATCTTACCTTTGCAGAAAACAATCTGGAAGGAGAAATTCCTGATGCCATAGCTAGATTGACTCAAATGGAAGTTTTTTATTTACAATCAAACCATTTCTCTGGTGTTTTTCCTCCTGCAATTTACAATTTGTCATCACTTCAATCTTTGGGCATGTTTGGTAATGGTTTCTCTGGGAACCTGAGGCCTGATTTTGGTAACTTGCTACCAAACCTTCGAGGATTTTTTATCGGAAATAATTCTCTCACAGGAGCCATTCCATCAACATTTTCAAATATTTCAACTCTTCAAAGTTTGGGCATGGAACTTAACAGTCTTACAGGAAATATTCCTCCGAGTTTTGCAAAAATACAATATCTGCAACTTCTATACCTTAGTGGTAATTCTTTGGGAAGTTTTTCAGCTGGAGATCTTGAATTTCTTGTTGCTTTGACTAACTGCACCCATCTGCAAACATTATCTGTGGCATCCAATAGGCTTGGGGGTGACTTGCCTGCCTCCATTGCCAATTTGTCAATGAACCTCAACCAGTTAGACATTGAAAATAATTTCATATCTGGAAGCATTCCTCATGATATTGGGAATCTCATAGGCCTACAATCATTTTGGTTGTCCGAAAATCTATTGAAAGGGCCAATCCCAGTCTCTTTTGGTAAACTTTCAGGATTGGTGGAATTAAGTCTCTTTACAAATAAAATGTCAGGAGAGATACCATATTCTTTAGGCAACATCACTCGGTTAGAAAGACTCTATTTGTCCAACAATAGTTTTGAAGGAATCATTCCTCCAAGTCTTGGTAAATGTAGATATTTGCTAGATTTAGGTATGGAGGTTAATAAGCTGAATGGTATTATACCCCAGGAGATTATGCAAATTTCAACCCTTGTTTCTCTACGCATGTCAAATAATTCATTGACTGGATCTCTACCAGAAGATGTTGGACGACTTATAAATCTTGGTAATTTATCTGTTGCTCATAATAAGCTATCAGGAAAACTTCCAGAGACTTTAGGAAAGTGTCTCTCGATGGAAAAACTTGATCTGCAAGGAAATTCTTTTGATGGAATCATTCCAGATATAAGTGGGTTGGTGGGTATTAAGAAGGCTGATTTCTCAAGCAACAATTTCTCTGGAAGAATCCCTGAATATCTCGCAAACTTTAGATTTTTGGAATATCTCAATCTATCCTTCAACAACTTCGAGGGAAATGTGCCAACAGCAGGAAAATTCAAAGATGCTACTATTGTCTCTGTATTTGGAAACAAAAATCTGTGTGGAGGCGTCTTGGAGCTGCGACTAAAGCCATGTTCTTTGGTACCAGCAGGAAAGTCAAGAAAGAAACTTGTGATTGGGGTAAGCATGGGCTTATCTTTGCTTTTGCTTTTGTTCATAGCTTCAGTTTCTCTTTGTTGGTTAAAAAGCAGAAAGAAAAAAAATACCAATGAAGCAACTCCTTCCACCTTGGGGTTTTTTCATGAAATGATAAGTTATAGAGATCTTCGAAATGCGACGAATGGCTTCTCTTCGAGTAATTTGATCGGGTCAGGCAGCTTTGGTACCGTGTTTAAAGCCTTTCTCCCTGCTGATAACAAGGTTGTTGCAGTGAAAGTTCTAAATATACAGAGACGTGGAGCAATGAGGAGCTTTATGGTAGAATCTGAATCCCTGAAAAACATAAGACATCGTAATCTTGTGAAACTGTTGACAGCTTGTTCGAGTATTGATTTCCAAGGAAATGAATTCAGAGCTCTAATTTATGAGTACATGCCAAATGGAAGCTTAGATATGTGGCTGCACCCAAAGGAAATGGAAGAGATTTCTAGGCCTTCAAGAACATTGACACTTTTGGAAAGGCTTAACATAGCGATAGACGTGGCTGTTGTTTTGGAGTATCTTCATCTTAGTTGCCATGAAGCTATTGCTCATTGTGATCTCAAACCAAGCAATGTTCTTCTAGACGATGATCTAACCGCCCATGTTAGCGACTTTGGTCTTGCTCGGATCCTTCTCAAATTCGACCAGGAATCCTTTATCAACCAACTTAGCTCGGCTGGAGTCAGAGGAAGCATAGGCTATGCGGCACCAGGTAAACCTATCACACATAATGTTTGAATGAAGAAAGCTAATACTTCCTGTGAAAGTAAGATTTTGTATTTTTTTCTTGTAAGATTATATATATATATCTTAAATTACTTTTTGTATATTTTTAGAAAATATTTATTAAGAATATTTGAATTGACTAAATATCCCAGTTATTGGAAATTGTATTGTAAAATAATAATACATTTAATTGTAAATAGAGTAATTGGTAAGAATGCACCCAAAAGCCCATATAATTTGACATATATCCTTATTTCTTTTAAATATTTTTTATGACTATAATACTCTTATCTCTATCTCTCTCCCTTTTCCCTTTTATGTGTTCTAATCTCTTTATTTCTCGTATAGATTCTTCAAATCATCTTCTAATTCAACACAAATCTTTATTTTTTTATTCTGAATCTTTTGACATCCATAATGCTAATCTTATTATCTCACCACAATTCCAATGTTTCTAATTTCGACTCACAATCAACTTTTAGATAATATATACAACTTTTAGATAATATATACGTTAGTAGGTATTTTATTACTTACCTGCTATTATTTAGATTTGAATGGATTCTTAATCGATACATGAAGTGTTAGCTGTTACAAATAGATTTGGGGTTATTTGATAGATAACTAATTAATTGTTAATTAATTAATTGTTAATAGTTTCATTAACTGATATATGATTTGTTAGTCGATACATTTGTTTGATACATAGATTGTTAGATGATACTGAAATTATTAGCTGATATGTTAGTTGGTATGTAGATTGTTACCTGCTATGTAAATATTTAGCTGATAAATCTAGAGTTACTTGTTTTCGATAAAGCATGAGGGTATTTTCGTCCGTACAGTGTCAAAAAGTTACTCTTTTTTGGTTTATCCATAATTATGGGCATTCGGCTAATTTGGACTTTAATTGGGTATATTTCACACATTCGGTCTTGTAAATATTATTTTCCTAATATGCTTAAATAATTTAGAAAATTCTTTTTTGTTAACGAGAGAGTATATTTCTTGCTCCAATCTTGTTTGATATGACTTATGATGCAGAATATGCAATGGGAGGAGAAACATCAGTACATGGTGATGCATATAGCTTTGGGATTCTCATTTTTGAAATGTTCAGTGGAAAACGACCAACCGATGAGATGTTTGGAGGAGACTTTACCCTCCGTAGCTGCATCAGGTCTGCATTGCCAGAGCAAGTTTTGGATATCGCAGACGAATTGATTCTTCACAACGGCCTTAGAATTGGCTTCCCTGTTGTTGAGTGCTTGACAAAGGTTTTAGAAGTGGGACTTGGGTGTTCTGAAGAGTCTCCAGGAAACCGCTTGAAAATGAGTGAGGTTGTAAAAGAATTAATCTTAATCAGGGAGAGGTTCTTCAAATCGAGAAGATGAGCTAGACGTTAAAACGGTTCATGGCGTGTTGTGAATGAATCTCGAGCAAGTTTCACACAGTGGTGGCGTTAATTTGGTGTAGTTAATTACTTTGTTTGAATTCAACTTCTTGAACGACGGGTTTGCTTTTGGATGTGTATGCTGTGATAAATTTGAGTGCTTGCTGTGGATTTTATAAGAAAAAACTAGTGAGCTGAAACTGTTGGACAAAGAATTTGCTTTTGGATGTGTACAACTCTGAAAGCTTATATATGGGAAGTATGAGTGTAGTTTCTTGAGAACGTGTGTTCGTTTTATCTTCTCTATGAGATGCAGTTGGTTTGTATGTATGTATAGCTGCTGGTATATATATATATATGTATATAGCTCTTGGCCTTTTGGTAGTGATTTAATACTGATCCATCATGATCTGACTCACATCTGTCCCTGAACTTGTCAGAAACTGGAAGAAAAGCTTAACAAATAGTCAATGATAACACGAAAAATTCTTGGTTTTGTTCAGTTTAACAAAACTAAGCAGACAACATGTACGTTATCTTTCATGGGTTTTCTTTTTTATGTTCAAAAGGTTTAATCTTTTAGTGCTATATGCAGATTAATTCCATGGCGCCAAGATGGAAATGGAAAGGAGCTGAAGCAAAAGCTCTTGCAGAACCTATTTCAAAATCAGTCTCAGAGCTCCAACTCTCTCTAGCCAAAACAGAGTCATCGGGCTCCCTCTCGAGTTGCAACGTGCTCCTAGCTGTTGAGCCAGAGCAAGCTGAGCTACTCGACCGCTGTTGTTTCGGCAGACTCGTCCTGTCCGCTGAGAAAGCCAAGAAATGGATTCAGTTATCCTTTGAAGAAGCTTTCTATTTGCTCTATATCCTCAAATGCATCAAACTCACCCTTCAAGGCCGTTGCTTGGAGAACGAAGTCGACACGTGGATGTACATGAGATCTAAAAGACCGAACTTCCCGGTATTTTTCAAAGCTTATTCACATTTACGATCCAAGAACTGGATTTTGAGATCCGGGCTGCAGTACGGTGTGGATTTCGTGGCGTACCGTCACCATCCATCTCTTGTCCATTCGGAAGCGGAAGTGTTGCTAAAACATTGTTAACTCTTCATGTCAGTGGTCACTCTAACCGAGAGGATTTGAATCTACCTACGTGTTTGGAGAACTACAGAGTTGAAGAGCAAACAATAAGTAGATGGAGCCCAGAACTCAGTCGTGAAGATGATGAAACCACAAGTCCAAAACCAATGTGAGTAATTTGAAAACGCCATGACGAACCGGTCCCGGTTAATTGAGTACTGGTTTTGATTTTTCACATCAATCTCCAATCAAAATTTTGTTTTCAGTTTAAGTTGAGATAGTGAGATAACATTTGTTTTCCATAGTCACAAATCTCATACGCTTAAAATTTGGAGTATATTTTTTTTTTTTTTTTTTTTTTTTTTGTGACATCATAATAGACCAGAAGCCTATCTCGTAATTTTGTTTGAGCTAGACATTCTGAATGATTGGTTCATTTATATGAAAACAAGTCATTGTACACTTATAAAATGATAATTCTCAGTAGCATAGAGAGAGCAGTTACAACTCACATAATCTACAAAACAACAAAGATAGTGATCATAATCATCATCATACCCATCCTAAACAAAAACACAAAGAGAATTATAAAACAAAGCTCAAAGTTATATAATTACAACAACATAGTCCATGATAAGAGTAATGGTTTATGCGAGTTGCATTTAGTTCAGTGATCGATATACTGTTTTTTCCTAGTCATCAGATCTCAAAATGACTAGGATGAGATTTGGTCATCCTAGCCTCACCGGCCGGTTCGTCATTATCCATCCTCTTAACATTACGGTAAGCCGCATAGGCGATCACATAGAAGATAACAAGTATGATCAAAACCGCAATGTTGATCACTGATACTTTCCTCCAACTCTGTTTTAAGATACCAAGAACACCAGCTTTGCAAGAGCTACACTGGTAACACAGTAGTCTCTGGTCATTGTTCCACAACATACAGTCCGGGTTCGGTCCAATCATATCTCCTCCTGGAATCCACATTGTCTCGTTCACGTACGTGTATCCACATTCCGTTGGCGGCTTGCAACATCCGGACTGCAGATTTGAGAAAAATGTAGATCATATAAGCGTAACAGTGTATCAGGAGTATCACACACTCACCTGACACATAAGTATACAAAGCTGAAAAAGGTCTTGCATGGGTAAAATATCTAGCCAAACCAGAGCGTTCTAGACTCACTGTTAGGACATAAGACACAATTCAATTACTACCCATTGGATCTCTTTCTATTTTCATATAATACTACTTGGTGACTACTAGGTTTTGCATGGCGATTACAACTTTCAAAATAGTAATGATTATAGGTCAGATTATGATACGAATAAAGTTTATGAACAAAAGTACAAAAGCCAGGACACATAATTTAGGAGCCTGACAAAACTACTCATGACCTCTTACATGCTAAAAAAACTTTATTTAAACTGAAAATAAATAGTAATAAAACTTCATGGTTTTTTGGTTACACAAACTATGTTTCAGACTTTCAGTTAGATCGTTCAAGAAGTGTTTTTATGTTTTATGTGTTAGAATATTTTAATAAAATTAACAAACAAACAAAAAATTATAAAGAAACAAGTTAAAGAGTTTGAAAATTTCATATACATATTAGAAAAACATCATACTAAAAATTCTAAATATTTTGTTACCTCAACAGGACTAAGCCTTCTGAAGTTAAACATGAGTGGAGTTTCAGGAACACCATGTAAACGTCTTCCCATCTTCCTACAAACTCCAGAATCTCTAACACACGACCTGATTTGCCCCCAGTATCCATCATCCGTGACCCTATCCTTTAACCAACCCGAATAATCACCAAGATAATAATCAAGATACCTCCGGTTCATCACAAACCGGCCTGAGCCTTTATCAGTGACCGCGTAAGCGAATATAATGAAACCGATGAGAGCAGCTATAACAAAGAACATGACGAAGAGGTAAAGCCACATGAGGAACTTGTTACCGTAACAAGCTCCGGCGAAACCGGCTAAGGAGACTACCATGATTGAGATTCCTATGACGATGAGTGGCCACTGGAGGAATCTCATGCAGTCAGTGGAGTTAGCTCGGTTGCTCAGCCATATTCCACCGCCGAGGATGGGGATGGAAAGGAGGAAGGTGATGAAGTTTACGAGACCTATGAGATTGTTACTCGTTCTCATGGTGTTTAAAAAAACAAAGAGTGAGTTGCTCTATGTTCTTGTGAGATTATGTGTGTGTTGTTGATGCAATAGCGGTGAGGAAGAGGTGGTGATGAAATGTGACTTACATCAAAACATACATGATGAGCATGCTGTTTGACTACGACACGTGGTATGTGACGGTTAGATTATGTATGTGTGTATTTTTGGTTATATATACACGTGAATACGTGATTAGTGTAGACTGTGTTGACAAGCAAGTTTTCTGAAATACAGAGATCAACAACTCCTAAAATCAACTCATTAGAATTTTTATTATAAAAGGTTTGATCTTTAGCTAAAATATTCATCAGGTGATGTGTATGTAACGGCAAGAATAAAAACAGATATTTCGCAGTATTATTAAAGCTGGGCCCTCTGTGTCCTAAAATGCACTTAACGATAAAAATGGAAGCTTTTTATTAGCTAACGTTCAAAGCTTTGAAAAAGTTTTCCTCGACCGACCAAATACTATCATCAGTCACCTCAATCCTAACCCCCTTCTAAAGCACGCCTTATAGTTCACTGGGATAAGACCTGCGCAAGTTTATTTGTATATATTATCGATAGTTTCTTTTATATATTTGATCATTTTATTTATATATATAAAATATTTTTTTGTTGGTATTATATAATTTATTTCCAATGGATCAGATCAATTTTTATTAAAAATAATAGAACAAAACTATAATTAATACATCTTGGGTTGATCGGATTGGACATTAAACAAATTATGACATAAAAACTTTATTTTTTCCATCGAACACATTCTTGAAAAAGTGAACAGTATTGTTTTCACAGTTGAATTATTTTGACTTTTATATTTCATATGGTTTTGAAAGCTTTCAAATCAACCATCGAATTGATACATGTCATTTTAATGTTTTTAGTCGTATACTTAAGGAAAACTTACATTTTTGTAATTTAAAGTCGTTTTAAAAAATTCAAAATATAACATATAAGAAAAAATCTAACATATAAGAAAAATATAACATATAAGGTGTCCTCATTTTTGTATTTTAAAGTCGTTTTAAAAAAAAAATAACATATAAGGTTTTCTCATTTTTGTAATTTAAAGTCATTTTAAAAAATTCAAAATATAACATATAAGAAAAAATCTAANNNNNNNNNNNNNNNNNNNNNNNNNNNNNNNNNNNNNNNNNNNNNNNNNNNNNNNNNNNNNNNNNNNNNNNNNNNNNNNNNNNNNNNNNNNNNNNNNNNNNNNNNNNNNNNNNNNNNNNNNNNNNNNNNNNNNNNNNNNNNNNNNNNNNNNNNNNNNNNNNNNNNNNNNNNNNNNNNNNNNNNNNNNNNNNNNNNNNNNNNNNNNNNNNNNNNNNNNNNNNNNNNNNNNNNNNNNNNNNNNNNNNNNNNNNNNNNNNNNNNNNNNNNNNNNNNNNNNNNNNNNNNNNNNNNNNNNNNNNNNNNNNNNNNNNNNNNNNNNNNNNNNNNNNNNNNNNNNNNNNNNNNNNNNNNNNNNNNNNNNNNNNNNNNNNNNNNNNNNNNNNNNNNNNNNNNNNNNNNNNNNNNNNNNNNNNNNNNNNNNNNNNNNNNNNNNNNNNNNNNNNNNNNNNNNNNNNNNNNNNNNNNNNNNNNNNNNNNNNNNNNNNNNNNNNNNNNNNNNNNNNNNNNNNNNNNNNNNNNNNNNNNNNNNNNNNNNNNNNNNNNNNNNNNNNNNNNNNNNNNNNNNNNNNNNNNNNNNNNNNNNNNNNNNNNNNNNNNNNNNNNNNNNNNNNNNNNNNNNNNNNNNNNNNNNNNNNNNNNNNNNNNNNNNNNNNNNNNNNNNNNNNNNNNNNNNNNNNNNNNNNNNNNNNNNNNNNNNNNNNNNNNNNNNNNNNNNNNNNNNNNNNNNNNNNNNNNNNNNNNNNNNNNNNNNNNNNNNNNNNNNNNNNNNNNNNNNNNNNNNNNNNNNNNNNNNNNNNNNNNNNNNNNNNNNNNNNNNNNNNNNNNNNNNNNNNNNNNNNNNNNNNNNNNNNNNNNNNNNNNNNNNNNNNNNNNNNNNNNNNNNNNNNNNNNNNNNNNNNNNNNNNNNNNNNNNNNNNNNNNNNNNNNNNNNNNNNNNNNNNNNNNNNNNNNNNNNNNNNNNNNNNNNNNNNNNNNNNNNNNNNNNNNNNNNNNNNNNNNNNNNNNNNNNNNNNNNNNNNNNNNNNNNNNNNNNNNNNNNNNNNNNNNNNNNNNNNNNNNNNNNNNNNNNNNNNNNNNNNNNNNNNNNNNNNNNNNNNNNNNNNNNCTCATTTTTGTAATTTAAAGTCATTTTAAAAAATTCAAAATATAACGTATAAGAAAAAATCTAATTTTTTTATTATATGGCTAATGTGATTGTTTAATTTTTTTTAATAATATAAATTTAAACAAAAATGAAGAAGGATGCAAAAATTGTTATCAAATCTTTATTATTTATAATCATTAATTGCTATATATATGTAAATCATATTAGGTAATTCCGTAGCTTTTATTTAAGGAAAGAATACACACTTCCTATATTTTAGGTTAATATAATGTTCTTTAGTGTTATATAATTATGGAATAATGTGACACCATTAGATTAAACTATACTTTATATTAGATGCTATAGAATTCTTTGAAATGGAATTTAGAAGTCATTTAGAGTGTCACCTAGGATTTGAGATTTTTTTTTTAATTAATACAAAATTAAGGTTCTAATTTTTCAAATGCTTCTCAATTAATATATAGGGGATATTATATGTAAATTTTTAATAAATTATTATTGCATATTTTTATTGGTAAGTGAGTGGGCTTGCCGAAAATATAAATGAGTTAACTTATGGCCCATTTAAGCAAGTAGATTTTACGGTTTCCGTCAAATATGAAAATACTTGGTTTCTGATAATTGGCTCAGAACTTGAGTTATTCTAAGTTTTGATTTTCTTACGAGTCATACAGTATAAGGAGAGGCAAAACTTAAATAGTCAGTAATCATTTGTTGATAAATACGAGTGATTAAGGAACAAAACTATATAATAATAATTATTGCATATATAAAAGATTCCAGGGTCTGGCTGGACCTGGAAAATGTTTGTACAAACCGGAAATTAAAATTCAAAAACTCAAAACCTATCAAAACGACAAAGGAGTACGCTTTGTCTTGCTGCGTTTTGGAATAACCTTTTTGTTCTCTTCTCTCCTCTTTCTTTTTCTCAGACTACTCACTGCCCGAAGCCACTACTACTACACACATTATTATCTCTCTCACATCTCTACTATTTACTCTTGGATTCCGCAAAGTAAGTAAAAAAAAAAAAGCAAACTCTGCTTCTCAAATCTCTCTCTACCCATTTGCTCTCTCACATTTTCCTTTGACCAAAACTGAATCTTTACTTCAAGCAGCGTAAGGTGCTCACTCCTTTTTGTTCCTCTGACTTTGGTTTTGATATGAAGTTTTCATGAAACTCTTTCATTACACTTGCTTTTTGAAAAAAAATGATGTAGCTTTCCTGGAAAATGTAGTTTCTTTTCATTATCTTGGGATCTTGTGATAGATTAAATGTTATGTTTACAGTTCTTCATACCTGGTGGTCAAACTCTCTTTTTCTTTGTTTTTGTAAGTTTTAAGGTTTAATGTTTAAAGCTATTTCTGTGATGCACTGTGATTGTTTGCTAATGCTTTACTTTAATCAACCTGATGATTGTTTGCTTCACTCAAGTGGTTTTTATAAATTAGATTCTCCTTTTTCATGGAAAAAAATTCATCCAGGAATCCAAATAGATTTTATTTTTTTGCTTGTCTTGTCTTTGAGTGGAGTATTAAATTTATTTACTTTATATTAAATTTTTTTTTTACGTAAAAGGATATTTAAACTCAATTATGTGATTCATGATAGTAGTTCTTCAACGTCTACTAGGTCCCCTCCTTTCACGCCAATAATGGAGGAGATGATGAAATTTAACATACAAAATTACAGTGTAACCCTCTTGTGTTCCATTTAGGATTAAGAATCTGGTATGGACATAAAACGTAAATCTACCATATTGTGTGCTGCTTGTGTAGTTTGTGTAGGACCCTTGGTTACCAACCTTCATGGTGATAGGTTGTGAACATTACATAGTCAAGAGGAGTTCCCTTTTTTTATGACTTTATTATAGTCAAACAACTTGTGTAGTTAACATCAATGGTTTCAATGTCAAGATATGAGTTAAGTCTTTCTTTATTTTGTTTGGTTTTATTTGGGTAAAACTCCAGAATGAAAGCTCAGTTATGCAAGTCTTTGAAATCATCTTTTGGTATTATGCTTTTTGTTCACCTGAGATTGTGACTCTGCTTGTATCATAACTCGCTTTAATATATTGACTCAACTGTAGTATTCTCCTTTTGAGTGAAATATTAAAGACCAAAATTTTTTTTGTGGTATTCTAGAGCTATGAGTGAGTAGATTCGGTTGTGTAGAGTAGTCTTAAGCAAGAAAGAAGCCATGCACTTGTTATAAAAATCAAATGGTTGATGAGGACACAATCAAACGAATCTCTATGCCAACATAAGATATTAGTAAACGAAATATTTTTTCTTAAGCTTATTCTTTCTTTGTAATAACTCGTATCATGTTCTATCTGCCGGTGGATTGTTAAACATATGTCTCCATCTTTCTGCATGAGATATTTATGAGCTCGCTCTACAATTTTTGGTGGGACAGGCTCTACATGGAAGAAGCTGGAAATATCTTTTTGCTAAACTAAAAAGATATTCATCTTGTGCGTTGGAGGGATAATATTACAGTATGCAGACCCAAAAGGCTAGGTAAATCTTGGTTTATCTTTCTATAGTTTCTTTGCATTTATGGTTGATTCTTCTCCCCTTGTGGAGTTTTCTTGTGGGAGTTGTTTTGCAACACTGGGTCTTAAAGGTTTCAT
The DNA window shown above is from Brassica oleracea var. oleracea cultivar TO1000 chromosome C3, BOL, whole genome shotgun sequence and carries:
- the LOC106335932 gene encoding tRNA-splicing endonuclease subunit Sen2-2; amino-acid sequence: MAPRWKWKGAEAKALAEPISKSISELQLSLAKTESSGSLSSCNVLLAVEPEQAELLDRCCFGRLVLSAEKVKKWIQLSFEEAFYFLYILKCIKLTLQGRCLENEVDTWMYMRSKRPNFPVFFKAYSHLRSKNWVLRSGLQYGVDFVAYRHHPSLVHSEYSVLVQSGDSDRLRVWSDVHCAVRLSGSVAKTLLTLHVSGNSNQEDLNLPTCLENYRVEEQTISRWSPELSREDETTSPTPKVTNVSNLKTP
- the LOC106335931 gene encoding probable LRR receptor-like serine/threonine-protein kinase At3g47570; the protein is MKFFFFLSFIALMFLEAFGNSHETDKQALLKFKSQVSEEKKVMLSSWNNSFPLCRWTDVTCGRKHKRVTGLDLGGFKLGGVISPFIGNLSFLISLNFSDNSFGGTIPQELGNLFRIQQLLMPFNLLSGGIPTHLFNCSKLLELDLFSNHLGQGLPSELGSLRKLFNLELGKNNLRGKLPVSLGNLTSLIDLTFAENNLEGEIPDAIARLTQMEVFYLQSNHFSGVFPPAIYNLSSLQSLGMFGNGFSGNLRPDFGNLLPNLRGFFIGNNSLTGAIPSTFSNISTLQSLGMELNSLTGNIPPSFAKIQYLQLLYLSGNSLGSFSAGDLEFLVALTNCTHLQTLSVASNRLGGDLPASIANLSMNLNQLDIENNFISGSIPHDIGNLIGLQSFWLSENLLKGPIPVSFGKLSGLVELSLFTNKMSGEIPYSLGNITRLERLYLSNNSFEGIIPPSLGKCRYLLDLGMEVNKLNGIIPQEIMQISTLVSLRMSNNSLTGSLPEDVGRLINLGNLSVAHNKLSGKLPETLGKCLSMEKLDLQGNSFDGIIPDISGLVGIKKADFSSNNFSGRIPEYLANFRFLEYLNLSFNNFEGNVPTAGKFKDATIVSVFGNKNLCGGVLELRLKPCSLVPAGKSRKKLVIGVSMGLSLLLLLFIASVSLCWLKSRKKKNTNEATPSTLGFFHEMISYRDLRNATNGFSSSNLIGSGSFGTVFKAFLPADNKVVAVKVLNIQRRGAMRSFMVESESLKNIRHRNLVKLLTACSSIDFQGNEFRALIYEYMPNGSLDMWLHPKEMEEISRPSRTLTLLERLNIAIDVAVVLEYLHLSCHEAIAHCDLKPSNVLLDDDLTAHVSDFGLARILLKFDQESFINQLSSAGVRGSIGYAAPEYAMGGETSVHGDAYSFGILIFEMFSGKRPTDEMFGGDFTLRSCIRSALPEQVLDIADELILHNGLRIGFPVVECLTKVLEVGLGCSEESPGNRLKMSEVVKELILIRERFFKSRR
- the LOC106335934 gene encoding tetraspanin-3 — protein: MRTSNNLIGLVNFITFLLSIPILGGGIWLSNRANSTDCMRFLQWPLIVIGISIMVVSLAGFAGACYGNKFLMWLYLFVMFFVIAALIGFIIFAYAVTDKGSGRFVMNRRYLDYYLGDYSGWLKDRVTDDGYWGQIRSCVRDSGVCRKMGRRLHGVPETPLMFNFRRLSPVESGCCKPPTECGYTYVNETMWIPGGDMIGPNPDCMLWNNDQRLLCYQCSSCKAGVLGILKQSWRKVSVINIAVLIILVIFYVIAYAAYRNVKRMDNDEPAGEARMTKSHPSHFEI